In one Lolium rigidum isolate FL_2022 chromosome 3, APGP_CSIRO_Lrig_0.1, whole genome shotgun sequence genomic region, the following are encoded:
- the LOC124695668 gene encoding uncharacterized protein LOC124695668, whose protein sequence is MAGSTTAAAEAKTSVWWDINWCAVPAGCGDPHRLADNIIAALASAGCNGPVSVFAYGDASRVAPGVLEALSSTGISLSHVAAGVKDGVDKKMLVDMVFWAYDNPPPGNYLLISGDQDFSDLLHKLKMKKYEILLAHPPNVSSRGLFSAAKIVWLWESLAAGEPLLAKSPHSHTVPDRNRNSDNLDASENFPALYNKSCDSNVKAAAKPIQIYIKKSIVTSTSASNEGQVEHVDGVSEDSTGSTASELDRSSVSSSSSSSESIEGAKMDQSSLLGTPTLSQSPAQKPAVQSRLHQMEISQRFITGGETSISTKCASRSGTLDGVSNGQYPQVRRQSNSSKAYVGDNNLKEGKECKVKPLQKYVKKTNIASSSSNQVESYVGSTRSESTVLSSSSYKSAKGAKVDHATSQSTSTLFQSSAQKPLASIRLHQVIAPQKSILGKKPITSTGHTSRDANHGPGVSLGHYHSTYQQRSQSSYAQNKLHSNTIVGDNNVKSANLYKAKQHQEYVRKTDISSSSASNEIHLGFPSNSKGSTLGLSSQSISSLFCSESLDGTNVNPLPPLPSAQKPATPTHSHQDGAEFIFGKKPSTSVEFTPTSGTFCFGASSGQYCPTDQQTQCSVLLKQDNSVPPNPHSAFCQSYSTNPEVGSPVLPSAGHNGAPSSQIQTLPSGSTFQGLADICSDMSRLAISECPTRLPSPGTPASMPMVSGHPRAFSLHVVKSSFHAGSDISLHPNHSNAPQFVQSPASDSRPPHPPNLSYSIQSPENHGETQESPPNSPEHDVAIRSLLHALGILKTEKLSPTESNIADCIRYGEMNLAGFDTKKALECAIRNQAVVMKKLVNDMPLFVEKDESLWKCVDVTNSNAKRPKALVTLRKFISSAAGYSALKDSQSRYQAATILKKLCFQQHALGDVLQILQIVIVRKKWLVPHSSGWQPLSFNRVAVDVTGDAIGEFTS, encoded by the exons ATGGCCGGCAGCACCACGGCTGCGGCGGAGGCCAAGACCTCGGTGTGGTGGGACATCAACTGGTGCGCCGTCCCCGCCGGCTGCGGCGATCCCCACCGCCTCGCCGACAACATCATCGCCGCGCTAGCCTCGGCAGGCTGCAATGGCCCCGTCTCGGTCTTCGCCTACGGCGATGCCTCCCGTGTCGCCCCGGGCGTCCTCGAAGCCCTCTCCTCCACCGGCATCTCCCTCAGCCACGTCGCCGCCG GAGTTAAAGATGGTGTTGACAAGAAGATGCTGGTCGACATGGTGTTCTGGGCGTATGACAACCCTCCACCAGGCAATTACTTGCTCATCTCAGGGGATCAGGACTTCTCGGATCTCCTTCATAAGCTTAAGATGAAGAAGTATGAAATCCTACTAGCGCATCCCCCAAACGTGTCGTCTCGGGGACTTTTCAGCGCAGCAAAGATTGTGTGGCTCTGGGAAAGCCTCGCTGCCGGAGAGCCATTGCTGGCGAAATCCCCGCATTCACATACCGTGCCAGATCGCAACCGGAACTCTGATAATCTGGATGCATCAGAGAACTTTCCTGCCCTGTATAATAAGAGTTGTGACAGTAATGTGAAGGCAGCAGCGAAGCCAATCCAGATATATATAAAGAAGTCAATTGTCACATCCACTTCTGCAAGCAATGAAGGTCAAGTAGAGCATGTTGATGGAGTTTCTGAAGATTCTACAGGAAGCACAGCGAGTGAGCTGGACAGGTCTTctgtttcatcatcatcatcaagctccgaaTCAATCGAGGGAGCAAAGATGGACCAATCAAGCCTGCTCGGAACACCTACCTTATCTCAGTCACCAGCGCAGAAACCTGCGGTGCAGTCTCGTTTGCATCAAATGGAAATATCACAGCGGTTCATCACTGGTGGGGAAACTAGCATTTCAACTAAATGTGCATCAAGAAGTGGAACTCTTGATGGTGTTAGTAATGGGCAGTATCCTCAAGTGCGTAGGCAGTCAAACTCTTCTAAAGCTTATGTGGGTGATAATAATTTAAAAGAGGGTAAAGAATGCAAGGTGAAGCCACTGCAGAAGTATGTAAAGAAGACAAACATTGCATCTAGTTCTAGCAATCAAGTGGAGTCTTATGTTGGGAGCACTAGGAGTGAGTCTACTGTCTTATCATCATCAAGTTATAAATCAGCGAAGGGAGCTAAGGTTGATCATGCAACTTCACAATCAACTTCTACATTGTTCCAGTCATCTGCTCAAAAACCTTTGGCGTCCATTCGTTTGCATCAAGTGATAGCACCACAAAAATCCATCCTTGGTAAGAAGCCTATTACATCTACAGGGCATACTTCAAGAGATGCAAATCATGGTCCTGGTGTCAGTCTTGGCCATTATCATTCAACATATCAGCAGCGATCCCAATCTTCTTACGCGCAGAACAAGCTTCATTCTAACACCATTGTTGGTGATAATAATGTGAAGTCCGCCAATCTATATAAGGCAAAACAGCACCAAGAATATGTAAGGAAGACAGATATTTCATCTAGTTCTGCAAGCAATGAAATACATCTCGGATTTCCTAGTAATTCTAaaggaagcactttgggcctTTCAAGTCAATCTATATCATCTTTGTTCTGTTCTGAGTCGCTGGATGGGACAAACGTGAATCCTCTGCCCCCCCTGCCATCAGCTCAAAAACCTGCCACACCTACTCATTCTCATCAAGACGGAGCAGAGTTCATCTTTGGTAAGAAGCCTAGCACATCAGTTGAGTTCACGCCAACAAGTGGAACTTTCTGTTTTGGTGCTAGCAGTGGCCAATATTGTCCAACAGATCAGCAAACTCAGTGTTCTGTGTTGCTGAAACAAGACAATTCAGTTCCTCCTAATCCTCATAGTGCGTTTTGTCAGTCTTACTCGACGAATCCAGAAGTTGGCAGTCCAGTCCTGCCATCAGCAGGGCATAATGGTGCCCCTTCCTCTCAAATACAAACATTGCCAAGTGGCTCAACCTTCCAAGGCCTTGCTGATATTTGCTCTGATATGAGTAGACTGGCTATTTCTGAATGCCCGACTAGGCTGCCCTCCCCAGGCACACCTGCTAGTATGCCAATGGTGTCTGGACATCCTAGAGCATTCAGCCTCCATGTGGTCAAATCCTCTTTTCATGCTGGTTCAGACATCAGCCTCCATCCAAATCACTCTAATGCTCCTCAATTTGTCCAATCGCCTGCAAGTGATAGCAGACCTCCTCACCCACCGAATCTATCCTACAGCATTCAGAGTCCTGAAAATCATGGAGAGACGCAAGAATCTCCACCAAATTCTCCTGAGCATGACGTTGCTATAAGAAGCCTACTGCATGCTCTGGGCATACTGAAAACCGAAAAATTATCCCCAACAGAATCAAATATTGCAGACTGTATACGCTACGGCGAGATGAATTTAGCTGGTTTTGATACTAAGAAAGCTCTTGAATGTGCCATTCGAAATCAAGCTGTCGTTATGAAGAAGTTAGTCAATGACATGCCTTTATTTGTGGAAAAAGATGAAAGCCTCTGGAAATGTGTGGATGTAACAAACAGTAACGCTAAGCGTCCTAAAGCGCTAGTCACCCTTCGTAAGTTCATATCCTCTGCTGCTGGCTATTCAGCACTAAAGGATTCTCAGTCAAG GTATCAAGCTGCAACCATTTTGAAGAAATTGTGCTTTCAGCAGCATGCCCTTGGCGATGTTCTCCAGATTTTGCAAATTGTAATTGTTAGAAAGAAGTGGCTTGTGCCTCATTCTTCAGGCTGGCAACCGTTGTCCTTCAACAGAGTAGCGGTGGACGTAACTGGTGATGCTATTGGAGAATTCACCTCTTGA
- the LOC124698420 gene encoding probable transcription factor At5g28040, with amino-acid sequence MLPMVDDPSAAGAAASSSFPDADAYGNGDSEDIDFPVDPISNAPFSSSAAVPAPAPAAAAAAAGGERRPLFQRLWTEEDEIVILRAFAEFTAQRGTAFASHQYDTDPFYEEMRRRLQLDFSKSQLAEKLRRLKRKYRNCVDRLRVSGNSFTFRSPHEQAVFEIARNIWRPASDKHGRDPGAADSDDDATVTATNNGDAKSPSSSKAQRRGRRRRTADFAADPSQTPQFTPASMPVKTEDSLPAFFPQVVAMDGAEPVVVPAAAQPTINTESSVLTPLFKEMVRAMLGMGGCPSPLGLGAKVPEPPAGIPMEGDKWRQQRILELEVYLRRIDLLQDEVKSALEELKSSTPAT; translated from the coding sequence atgcTTCCCATGGTCGAcgacccctccgccgccggcgcggccgcctcctcctccttcccggACGCCGACGCCTACGGCAACGGGGACTCCGAAGACATCGACTTCCCAGTCGACCCAATCTCCaacgcccccttctcctcctccgccgccgtccccgcccccgcccccgccgccgccgccgccgcggccggggGCGAGCGCCGGCCCCTCTTCCAGCGCCTGTGGACGGAGGAGGACGAGATCGTGATCCTGCGCGCCTTCGCCGAGTTCACGGCGCAGCGGGGCACGGCCTTCGCGTCCCACCAGTACGACACGGACCCCTTCTACGAGGAGATGCGCCGCCGCCTGCAGCTCGACTTCTCCAAGAGCCAGCTCGCCGAGAAGCTGCGCCGCCTCAAGCGCAAGTACCGCAACTGCGTCGACCGCCTCCGCGTCTCCGGCAACTCCTTCACCTTCCGTTCCCCGCACGAGCAGGCCGTCTTCGAGATCGCGCGCAACATCTGGCGCCCCGCGTCCGACAAGCACGGACGCGACCCCGGCGCCGCAGACTCCGACGAcgacgccaccgtcaccgccaccaacAACGGGGACGCGAAGTCCCCGTCTTCCTCAAAGGCGCAGCGCCGTGGCCGACGCAGGCGCACGGCTGACTTCGCTGCCGATCCCTCACAGACACCGCAGTTCACGCCGGCGTCCATGCCTGTCAAGACGGAGGACTCGCTGCCGGCCTTCTTTCCTCAGGTAGTAGCCATGGACGGCGCCGAGCCTGTTGTTGTGCCGGCAGCCGCGCAGCCAACAATCAACACAGAGAGCAGCGTCCTGACGCCTCTGTTCAAGGAGATGGTCCGTGCAATGCTAGGCATGGGCGGCTGCCCGTCTCCTCTGGGTCTCGGTGCCAAGGTCCCTGAGCCGCCGGCTGGGATACCCATGGAGGGAGACAAGTGGAGGCAGCAACGGATTCTCGAGCTGGAGGTCTACTTGCGGCGGATCGACCTGCTGCAGGATGAGGTCAAATCTGCGCTCGAGGAGCTCAAGTCCTCCACACCAGCGACTTGA